The following is a genomic window from Babesia bovis T2Bo chromosome 4 map unlocalized Chr4_1, whole genome shotgun sequence.
CCCATTCTCTTCACCGTATGATCCTTTCTTAATCCAGTCGAGCCAACATGATGAAAATGACAATGAAGATTTTACTTTACTTTTAGAGGAGTCATTTCGTGATATGGGATGGCGTGGTAGTTCTGGGTCACCTAATGCTTCTGCCAGTAACAAGGCCCTGATAAGTATGTTAGATTTTgggttgtatatttattgcAGGCGAGCAGCAACGAGAGATAGCCGAGCAGCTACAGCAGTGGGCCTACAACGACTCGGGTGAGCTCAAAGACGTTCGCGCCTTGCTATTTACTTTGGGGAAGGTAGGCTCTGGAATAACTGTATCTAATGTTTACAGGTTTTGTGGGCGGATGCCAAGTGGGCACCTGTAGACATTAGCATATGCACGGCACCGAAGGAAGCTGTGAAACCTCATTACCACAAAGCTCTGCTCATATGCCACCCCGACAAGCACACGAGGTCGGATTGGCAAACGTTATTGAAGGCACAGTTACTAACCCAAGCACTGCATGAGGCTTGGTCATATTTAGTGTAAATAAACGGACTACATTAAGTTGTACATTATTACTTCTCTGCCCAGCTGTCGCCTATAGAACCCATTGCCTTGCACGGTACATATCGAAGGAACTTATTTCCAGCTGTTTCCATGGTCTCGATTAGTACTTCCAGTGCCTGGCGCATGTTATGTAAAACCAGCACCAACTTACCTTATTAGCGTTCGATTCTGGTACCTCAAGTATTATTTCATCGTGAATACACAGTATCATTTTACCAGATATATCAGCAACGCGGTCGACTAATAGCGCCATTGCCTCTTTGGTAATATCTGCCGAGGTTCCCTATGGATGATGGAAATGAAGAGTACTACTTACCTGAACGGGGTAATTAAGCGACCTGGTAAATGAAAACTGGTCGAAAACGGATAACCTGTTACTTAGCGTACGTACAGATATTGGTTTCGCAGCTTTCATGCGTTCGTGCCATGCTGTAATACCGCTATAACTCTTGAAAAACGAGTCGTAAATTTCACGAGCAGCAGGTACGCTCAGTACTACACCATAGCAGCTTTCGGCATAGTTACGGAATCCTGCTAATGACATTCCGAAAATAAGGCCAAAATTGACGGCTTTGGCTAATTGACGTTCTTCTTTAGTCACTTCTGATATTGGTTTGTTCTTGACTAAGCTGGCTGTTAGTGAATGTAAATCTTCACCGCTATTATATGCTTCTATCATACGACGATCTTCAGCTATATCAGCTGCAATTCTCAGCTCTATCTGGGAGAAATCGGCAATTACTAGCTTGTTTCCCTTGTCAGCAATGAAGCATTCTCTGAATCTACTATCACGTGGAATCTGCTGTAAATTTGGATTATCACAACTGAAGCGCCCACTTTCCGCACCTATTTGGTTGATGTTAGGGTATATGCGGCCTGTAGCAGAGTCTATATGGTTAGGTATCTTTTCTGTAAACGCTGTCACTGCCTTATTAGTCTTGCGATATTCACGTAGCGCCTGGATAGCTGGATGGTATGTATTACGGGATAAAGTGCGTTCAGAAGTGTCCTGTATAAGCCCACGCCTGGTTTTATCCATGACCTTCTGTTGCTGCAATGCCTGTAAGATCTGCCTCTGGGAGTTGTAGTTGAAATTGGGGTTACTCGATACTCCCAAGGTATCGCCAAGATGCTTCATTGCCGTTTCATTTTCCTTATCCAGAGCTGCTTGCAACGACTTGAGTTTATCCAGGTCAACCTTTATTCCATTTTGTTCCATTTGGCATACGGCCAAGACACATTTGTTTTCGATATCAGCTATCATGTCCAGACGCTCTGCTTTTAATTTTTCCTGGAGTATGAAGTACAGCGGGAGCAATACTGCGGTATCTCTTGAGGCATATATCACTTGTTCTTCAAACAATGGATCCAGGGTCCAATCTGAGAATTGCTGTGACTTGTCCAGTACTATATTAAGGTAGCGTTCCGCCACGTGTCCTAGCTTGCAACTCCAGTTAAAACGAGTTGCACTTAACAATTTAGCTGCAATCATTGTATCGAAAATCGGCCCCTTTACATTAAAACCGTTGTGCGATAGGAAGTTAATATCAAACTTGCCGTTGTGAAGTACTTTAACTGCTTGGGAACCCAGTAGCTTAACAAGCCAAGTACATTCTTTTAACGTTGGCACTGGTACTTTGAACACATCTATAACAACTGACGGCTGGTCTGGAGTTGATATTTGCAAGAGCCGTATACGATCCTCTCGGTGGTTGAGCCCAGTAGTCTCTATATCCAGTGTACACAACTTGGTATGCTCGAACAGTGGCGCCAGGGACTCGAGCGATTCAGGATTATTAACGAATATAAGCCCCCTGGACAATAACTCATCAGGTCCACCTTCCAGATTATATACAGGCAACGTAATGGTGCCTAGGGGTAAAGATCCTGTAACGTTCATAAGTGCCTTTTGGCCTGTGCGACGCAATACTCTTTGGCGGTATTCACCCAAGTTATCGTATATCTGAACCTCGGTATCCTTGAGACACAACAATGGTGCCACAGTCGATACTGCGAATGCGTGATTGCTCTTGTTTGTAGTTTCCGTGGCACTTGATTCCGCGGACACTACACTCGACGGGGGTACGTGTAGCTTTATTTTGTcgtatatatcacatttaaCTATACCTTTACCCGCCGTTTTTATCATATCACTTAGGCCATTCACTTTAATGAACTCACGATACTCCTTGATTGACGATTGCCGCGTTACAGTTACTCCTCGCATGGTTATTCTTTCTAGGTTGGGGTCTGTATTATCCGGGGCTGATGGCGCCACATAGTCTCCACTTAATGCAAAACCTTCCTTAGTTTCTTCCAAGTCAGAATCGTGGACGAATCCTGATTGGTTCCGATCTTCATCCATGACGCTATTTAGGCGATACGTCGACATGGGCCGTACTGACTGCGCTACAGTCGCTGTAATTGCAGGTTCTTTAAGGAATGAACCCGTTCCATGGGCGAATACTACAGTCTTTTCGGGTAGATCAACACTCCGTTTCGTTATAGCACTACGACGCGGTGCGGGTGGCCGTATTTTATCAAATGCTTTAACAGTTTCAACTTCTGTATCGTTGGTTGCATTTGATTGTAATACGAATTCAGACACCTTCAGTTCCTCAGCGGTTAAGCTTACTGGGTCGAATCTGAATGTAACACGTCCCAGGTTACCGGCAAATCGGTTTTTCCTGACGTCTATGCTACGATTTTCTCCCAAGACACTCTGGAGTATAAGTACATTATCAGCTTCTTGGGTTGACTTTACGGATCCGAAGACACTGGATAGACCAAGTGCAGTTCCATCAGCTTCCTTACGTGGATGTACTACCAAAGATACGTGAACGTTTTTTTGTGTAGCGAATCTACGGAACTTTTCAATGGctttattttgtatttccCATACTTCACCAGCACGGGTATTTTGACCACTTAACATGAATTGTAAATTGTCAATTATGATATGCCTTACGTCGTGTACATAGACTGCATAGTCCATTGCGTCGATAACTTGGTCTATAGAAGTTGACCCGTGAAACTTCATGAATCTCAGCGGCAGTTCTGCAAACTTGTCGGCGTAGTAATTAAAGTCCTCTAAGGACGACTCCAAGTTACGCCCACTGAATTGCCTTAACATGGTCTTCGCCAATCGTACGTTGTTTATTTCGAAGGACCCCCAAAGTGTACTTACGCCTTGCATACAGTAGTCAAGCGAGAGCTGGGACAAGATGGTTGTCTTGCCGGAACCCGTGGCTCCCGTCCATACACTCAACTCGCCTCGTCGGTGACCTTTAAGCAGCTGTGACAATCCCGGCATCGTTATAGAGGCTATGCCCGACGTAGCTCCGGGGTTAGACAACTCCTCAAAAACGTTTTGCCTAATGTCGTTAAAGTTGAGTATCTGTGAGTGCGACATTGGCGTGGCCGAGTCAATGTATGCACTAATATCCAGTCCGCGTAGATATACATCATTGGCATCTTTGGGTATCCCCCTGGAATCCGATCCTTTGGGACGTTCGTGTATATCGCGTACAACACGCGTACGCTGTATCCCCAATTTATTCGCGAAGTGTTCCACACCACCTTGGCCTGCTGAATCAAAATCCATCCATAGGTATATATGCTCCAGATGCTCTAAACGGGGTAGTAGCGCCACTGGCAATGAGTTGGAACCGTTAGGCAACGACACTGCGACACGACCGGTAACTTGGTTTACTATCATTGCGTCAAACTCACCCTCCGTGATTACAATGGATTTCGGACCCGATGCATTCTCCGATTCCTCGCAACGTAGCAAATGCTCACCGAACATGCCCCAAGAACTTCCTCGTGGTATTAGTCGCATACGTGACTTGTCCTGGATAGACCTTATTTTAATACGGTTAACACATAGCTGACTGCCTCGATCACCTGATTTAGCCATTAACCATGGAAACACGACACATAATTCGGAGTCACCTTTTCCAACACCGTAATTGAAGCTAAATTCACCTGCTCCCACACGGTATCGTTTTATGGTTTCTATTGTTATTCCACGAGTGTCAGTTAGGTAATCCAATACCGGCTTATACTTGGGCAAGAATAAGTTAGCTTCGTATTGTGCTATATCAGTTATCGTTAGTGGCGGTTCTGGTTTCAATACTGGACCGAATGGATTAGCATTGAACGACGGATTCATCGCTTCTTCTATCATACCGCCAGGAAGGTCACCCATGGCCGCCTTGAAGTCGTATAGGCTGCCCTTGTAGCCACAGCGATGGCAGTAAGAATTGCCTGAGTTCTTGAATATCTCATGCTTGTACAAATTATCGCTCTTGTACTTGTGCGGAGGGCAGAAAGGGCAGAATTTGAGGGTTAACTTTATGGGAGTTTCCACATACTCTATACGCTTACGTCGTAGGTAGTCTATAATATCGCCGGTTACAATACGATAGTGATGCGATACGAACGTGGAATAGTCGCCTATACCGGGATAGGTTGCAGTCTGCGTGGCGTTGGTACCACCATGATCCATGTGACCATACGAATGAGGCCCATTGTATCCCTCACTGTAGGCATATGTATGGCTGACGGTAACTTTATGATTCGTATCCAGGAACACATCGTGGTTAATGTACTCCCGGGATTGAACAGATCTAAGTGGCTTGTTTGTCCCGATGAAACACAAAGGATTATCAAGTCTCCTTATGGGTGATACATTCGAGACGTGATTAGGTAAAGATCCACGAATGAATGGCCCGCGGTTTCGTCCCCAACGGCTAAATATACTTGGCATCGCTATATCCAAGGTCTGTGTAGCTCCATCGTGGCTCAATGTCCCGTAAGGTGGTGCCATAGCACTACGCATACGGTTGACGCCAAAACGATGCATGGCTACGTGACCAGGGGATAATGAAGTGCCATATGTAGCCCCGTGAACCATATACGCCGTGCATAAGATAGACACGAGGTTCCATAATAACGCCAATAGCTGCCGTGTGATACACGACATGCTAAGGAATCTTGTTACTTCATGTCGCCGAATAACACGAGCGTTAACCATTACAAAAACCTATCATCCTAGATTAGACGCTGTAGACATAATAGGATCCAATGATAAACGTGCAACGACAGCGTAGTATCAACATGTGGTTTTAGTTGTTACAGGTTGAACAATTCCaaggtatatatacaagatATCACGATAATTTCATCACAGATTCGGTAGACATCATTACAATGTCCAGTAAACATGGGATTATATCGTGTTAGAGTATATTAACAATACAGTTGACTACGTTTCGATACTATAGAATGGTTAGAATATGAAGACAATGGTATCTTGTTAATTTAGGGCGCATGAATTAAGATTCCATGGGGAGCGCGTCGGCCATAACAAAGGTGATATATGGTTTATGTTATCCCGGTTAATTAGAATTCAAGTATAGAATTTAAATGCCGTAACTACATATAAATTTCTACCCAGCGAGAACAGCTAATGTATAGGTTGGCTTTAAAGGTCAACATCAATTTCTAGACAGCGCTATCAATAGACTCTACACTGGAAGCCTTTATGGCTATCGTTAGTTTAATTGGAATCTAGTTATTGTATCTAGTATTCGTTAATCACTATGTTTGGCTACATCACTCTGTAACGCAATGAACAGACAAGCATGGCCTCCAGCACACTGATGACCGCGTTGAAGACCAGTGATATCAAAATGATACCATACATACTCTAGATTATGGGTATAACAGCAATTCTATATATCCTTTAGACACGGGGGTACTTAGAatcatatacacatttaagGCATACTGCTACCTGataaatacaacacattAATACTTAGTCATCTACACAGGGTGGTGTGTACTTTTTACTGATTACACAATTGTCTTTAATTCGTTCCCTGTCCTGAACATCTTAAATAATGGCACCTGTTAAGCGGAAGAACGACCAAGATGACGACGAACGGTTTAAGACTAAACGGggtatgttgtttttgttgGTATTGAACCCATACAGTCAAATCGCGAAAGCAGATGAGAAAGGCAGAGCGGAAGAAGGAAAAGCAAAGGCACCATCAGAATATGCTACGTTGGAAGGAACGCAATAGGAAGTCAGCCAAAGCAAAGAAAGACTCCGATGCACCATCGGAGGACATTGAACCGAAGAAAGGGAGCCGTGGTGCTAGATATGAAGAGATAGAGCCACCCATTGACGAACCTGAGGAGCTAACGGATGAGCAACGGGAAATTGAGTACCTGGAAAAGCGCCTgttaaaaaataaaaaaggAGCCTCCAAAGGTGACGTATTCCAAACATTGCGCAAGGAGTTTATCAATGATGGTTTTGATGATGATTTATTGGACTTCCTTTCGGAGATTAACCACATGGCGGAGAAGAGCAAATTGAAATCTAAAAGAAAATCTACAACCGCGGCAGCTTCTAATGACAACGGTGCTGAAGAGGGTATATCTGATACCGAGGAGGATGATGCTGATGAGGAGGTGGACTCTGTATATGGTGACGAAGAAGAGGAATCTGGTAGTTATACTTCTGACGATGAAGATGTTGTACCTGAACCTGTAAAGAAACGGGTTAGATTCAATTTATCAAATAACCAGGGTGACGGTGGGTATATCTATCTTATGTCATATTTTGTAGACGATAAGCCAGTAGTTAAACAAGCGGAACCTAGGGAACTAGACCTTAATTCGTTAGCGAACATGAAGAAAAAGCAAATGGGTCTCATTAATAGGATATCGGAGGGTAACTTCATCGTGGTGGTTCGGGAAGTtattaacatatacaacaagGTGATGACAAGTGGCAAGGACCAGACAAGAACGCTGGATGCCCTCATAGAGAACATATGCGAGTGCACTGTGAAGTCGATTAttgaaaatgaaaacaGTGTAATCAGCTTGGTTGCCATCCATACAGCTCTTATATGTGCCCTTTGCAATACGGTTGGCATCAACGTGGGTTACGT
Proteins encoded in this region:
- a CDS encoding DNA polymerase A family protein, whose product is MVNARVIRRHEVTRFLSMSCITRQLLALLWNLVSILCTAYMVHGATYGTSLSPGHVAMHRFGVNRMRSAMAPPYGTLSHDGATQTLDIAMPSIFSRWGRNRGPFIRGSLPNHVSNVSPIRRLDNPLCFIGTNKPLRSVQSREYINHDVFLDTNHKVTVSHTYAYSEGYNGPHSYGHMDHGGTNATQTATYPGIGDYSTFVSHHYRIVTGDIIDYLRRKRIEYVETPIKLTLKFCPFCPPHKYKSDNLYKHEIFKNSGNSYCHRCGYKGSLYDFKAAMGDLPGGMIEEAMNPSFNANPFGPVLKPEPPLTITDIAQYEANLFLPKYKPVLDYLTDTRGITIETIKRYRVGAGEFSFNYGVGKGDSELCVVFPWLMAKSGDRGSQLCVNRIKIRSIQDKSRMRLIPRGSSWGMFGEHLLRCEESENASGPKSIVITEGEFDAMIVNQVTGRVAVSLPNGSNSLPVALLPRLEHLEHIYLWMDFDSAGQGGVEHFANKLGIQRTRVVRDIHERPKGSDSRGIPKDANDVYLRGLDISAYIDSATPMSHSQILNFNDIRQNVFEELSNPGATSGIASITMPGLSQLLKGHRRGELSVWTGATGSGKTTILSQLSLDYCMQGVSTLWGSFEINNVRLAKTMLRQFSGRNLESSLEDFNYYADKFAELPLRFMKFHGSTSIDQVIDAMDYAVYVHDVRHIIIDNLQFMLSGQNTRAGEVWEIQNKAIEKFRRFATQKNVHVSLVVHPRKEADGTALGLSSVFGSVKSTQEADNVLILQSVLGENRSIDVRKNRFAGNLGRVTFRFDPVSLTAEELKVSEFVLQSNATNDTEVETVKAFDKIRPPAPRRSAITKRSVDLPEKTVVFAHGTGSFLKEPAITATVAQSVRPMSTYRLNSVMDEDRNQSGFVHDSDLEETKEGFALSGDYVAPSAPDNTDPNLERITMRGVTVTRQSSIKEYREFIKVNGLSDMIKTAGKGIVKCDIYDKIKLHVPPSSVVSAESSATETTNKSNHAFAVSTVAPLLCLKDTEVQIYDNLGEYRQRVLRRTGQKALMNVTGSLPLGTITLPVYNLEGGPDELLSRGLIFVNNPESLESLAPLFEHTKLCTLDIETTGLNHREDRIRLLQISTPDQPSVVIDVFKVPVPTLKECTWLVKLLGSQAVKVLHNGKFDINFLSHNGFNVKGPIFDTMIAAKLLSATRFNWSCKLGHVAERYLNIVLDKSQQFSDWTLDPLFEEQVIYASRDTAVLLPLYFILQEKLKAERLDMIADIENKCVLAVCQMEQNGIKVDLDKLKSLQAALDKENETAMKHLGDTLGVSSNPNFNYNSQRQILQALQQQKVMDKTRRGLIQDTSERTLSRNTYHPAIQALREYRKTNKAVTAFTEKIPNHIDSATGRIYPNINQIGAESGRFSCDNPNLQQIPRDSRFRECFIADKGNKLVIADFSQIELRIAADIAEDRRMIEAYNSGEDLHSLTASLVKNKPISEVTKEERQLAKAVNFGLIFGMSLAGFRNYAESCYGVVLSVPAAREIYDSFFKSYSGITAWHERMKAAKPISVRTLSNRLSVFDQFSFTRSLNYPVQGTSADITKEAMALLVDRVADISGKMILCIHDEIILEVPESNANKALEVLIETMETAGNKFLRYVPCKAMGSIGDSWAEK